CACTTAAGTGtctattttatattgtttatctTCATTTAAGTCTCTAAACCTTTAAATGGCAGCAACAGCTAGCATGGCAGCTCAACTCTTGGCATACTTCATGGGTCTTCTGGGGTTGACTGGAACACTGGTAGCCACGGCACTCCCTCATTGGCGACATACGGCCTACTTCACCTCCAACCTTATCACTGCCACATCATACATGAAAGGCTTGTGGATGGAGTGTGTTAGCCACACCACTGGCATCTACCAATGTGAGGTAAATCGGTCAATGCTTTCTTTGCCCCAGGATTTGCAGGTTGCCCGGGCCCTCATGGTGCTTTCCTCTGCTATCTCTACCATTGGCACCATTATCTCTGCTATTGGGATGAAGTGCACCCGTTGCCTTCACCAATCACGCTCCAAGGATGTTCTTGCTATGACTGGAGGAGTCTGTTTTGTCTCTGGTGGCCTTTTCTGCCTCATTACTGTGTGCTGGACAATCATCAATATAATTAACAGTGCCTATGATCTGTTTTCCACCAGTGGGATGAACTATGGGGTCggcctgtgtgtgtacattggCTTTGCCTCTGCtatttttagcatttttggtgGTGGGGTGCTATGTGCAACTTGTGGTGACACGACAAATGGTTCTCCCCGAAAACCATTAGCTCTTAATGACCAACAGCATTTGTCTCTGACTTACCAAGCACACTCATCCCACAATGTGTGACGAGTGAGTATGTTTAAGGGAAATGTGGGTGAAGATGGATGAAGGCTTTGAAATGTGAAATGAATCAAGGCACCTTTTTATTAACTTTTAGACACTTGTGCTGAGTTTTAAGTTTGCATTTTGAGTTCTTCCCCACAAATTAGGAACCAATGTGAGGCCAAAGGCTTAATGTGATTCTAAAATCAGTGTATTTCCCATTTGTGCCAATGACGTGCAGGACAGCATACAGGTACTTTTGTAATACTACAATAACATttacataattaaacaaaaacattagcCCAGACCTACTCATACCATTAAAATATAGCAAATTATTTTTACCTAAAGCATATATTGAAATATAGTAGTTAAATATGGAAATGTTTGATCTACAAAATACATTTCCTTTCCCTAAAAGATGAATACTTTTTAGTTTTAAAGTTTTAGTTTTAAGTTTTTAAGCAACTGTATGATGGTGTATGTAATTTGTTTTGTGCAATTTTACActaacagaaaaagaaagaagcatcaagcaaatgtttgggcaccccaggaTATTTGAGTTCTCAGATAATGTTTACCAAAATCTCTTTTATTAAATAGCTTTTTTGGGGTGACGTCTATGGGAATGTTTATAGTCATTATTAGgtaatgcaaatttcaaagctttataaatactctgactcaAATGTCATTGTGCCAGCAATTAAATTACTtaagagctggaggaagaacccCTGGGAAACCGTaccaaatcaaataaaatcaaatttatttgtataggactttttacaactgttgtcacaaagcggctttacagaatcagtaatcagtaaaataaCACGAAATCAAGAAGACAGAAAAACTTAagccccccagtgagcaagccaaaggcaaacaatggcaaggaaaaactccctcagagctggagaaagaaacattgtgaggaatcaagactcacaagggggacccatctatttataaattattgataaaagtcacagaaccaTTAACACCATTGTACTGCTtaggtgtgcaacataatctTAATAAGTCTATTATAATCATGGTGTACTATAACCTAATGGAATCATAGCAGTGATGggaagagtaatgagagtaatgataggtAATGGTGGTACTATTAGTAGTgtcagatagttaagagtccatgtagATTATAACaaggtcattagacaggtagcagtggcaggagggtgtgcagctggtcttgcacgggtggtgggggagcctggtCTGACACAgatagaggggaccccagcggtgAGTCTTTTAACAATATATAGTTAATGACTGTTAATACCACCACATTAGACTGTTCTtatgctcaggtgtgctgatataatcatGGTAAACTGATGAAAGTactggtggtaataataatgataatagcaAATAGTTTGAGTCTATGTAAACTTCAACGTAGTCATTAGGCAGATAGAaagggcaggagggtgggcagctgatGCAGTAGCAGTGGAGCCCAGTGGTTAGCCCTCCATTGGAtaagtgggcagtcattaactcTGAAAAGGTACAGACATAGAATTGAATTTGGATTTATGATGTACAGCGAATGTGAACATTATCAGAGTGTAACTACTGAAGCTTTTTGAATTCTGGGAactagtaagaagccagcactcTGTGATCGAAGTAATTGCGAAGATTCATAATACAAAATGAGATCTTGCAGGCTGTGTAGAGCTGCATGTTAAAAGCAGAATTTTCtattaataaaaacagaatttaactggaagcTAATGCAGGGCCCTGGTACCCCTGGCTAGAGCATTTTGAATTAGTTTACTGAGGTGCCTGCATTAAGGTATGGTAATAAGGtaaggtaataaaagcatgtacaaatgtttctgcATCATACATAGATAAAGCATTTCTTAGTTTGTTAATGTTCCAAATATGTAGTAAAGCTGTCTTAGTAATATAAGATATGTTggtcaaatgatagatctgaatcaatTTTGATCATCAGAGGAAGCTTTTCTACATTGTCAATTCAAAATATAGCATTAGGACTGATTTATCACTGTGGAATGATAATATTACAGTAGAACGTTTTGGCCACTTAGATACAAGTGCTTGGAGaaaaaagggtgcagaattacaattacaaaaaacaacacacctctatgcagggtgcccaaacatttgcagcaggtcattttcctttttgttatgtttaaactgtaaataataaaaaatcttaaaataaaataaaacctttttattaAAGAAATCATCTTGAACTTtgtcttttggaaatcaggttcCTTTTTACTTGCTTAGCTCttcacagtaacagtaacacat
The genomic region above belongs to Salminus brasiliensis chromosome 8, fSalBra1.hap2, whole genome shotgun sequence and contains:
- the LOC140560722 gene encoding claudin-14-like, which codes for MAATASMAAQLLAYFMGLLGLTGTLVATALPHWRHTAYFTSNLITATSYMKGLWMECVSHTTGIYQCEVNRSMLSLPQDLQVARALMVLSSAISTIGTIISAIGMKCTRCLHQSRSKDVLAMTGGVCFVSGGLFCLITVCWTIINIINSAYDLFSTSGMNYGVGLCVYIGFASAIFSIFGGGVLCATCGDTTNGSPRKPLALNDQQHLSLTYQAHSSHNV